The Leadbetterella byssophila DSM 17132 DNA window ACATCAAAACCTTTAAGGTCTTTGTGGACCTTTGGCAATTCTACCGCCTCTTTTTTCTTCTTTGCCATAAATATTCTTAGAATTTTATAGGAAATATACAGATAATCTTTGATCAGAAAAGCCTATTTCCTAAAAATATGTCTCGTATTCCCCCGTCGATTGACTATTTTACCCTTAACTTGCTGATAAGAAATCCACTACTTTTGAGCTATAATGCGCCTTGAACTCCATAAAATATACCATGATTTGCTCCAAATATTGGAGGACATTCCTGATAAAAATTGGGGTATCCGACCAGTAGAAGAAGTTTGGTCAGTTAGTGAGATCGTAGAACATATCCTACTCTTTTCCCATCTGCCTCCTGATGAGCCTAGGGCTGAGACCGACAGATGGTTTGATCACCACGTTCAGGATTTAAAATTCTTTTTCGAGGATAGAAATAAAAAACTCGCATGTAGGGATTGTTACCTGCCATCCGGACAAGTATTTCAAAAGGCAGTATTGCTGAATGGTCTGGAGGAAAAGATGGAGGAAATAATACGATATTCAGAGAACAGTGATTTAACTCAGTTGTGTCTTGGAGAGGAGTTTACGGGATGGGGTTATTTAACCAGGTACGAATGGCTTTGTTCAACTTCTTTTCATGTAAACAGGCATACTTTTCAAATACTTGATGTTTTAAGTGAAATTTAAATACCCTGTGCAAACGTTTTCGTTTTGCATTAATTTGCTCATTGTCTACAATTTATAGGGTGAAATTCCTCATTATTAAATACATGGGGTAGAAATCTTGC harbors:
- a CDS encoding DinB family protein, with product MRLELHKIYHDLLQILEDIPDKNWGIRPVEEVWSVSEIVEHILLFSHLPPDEPRAETDRWFDHHVQDLKFFFEDRNKKLACRDCYLPSGQVFQKAVLLNGLEEKMEEIIRYSENSDLTQLCLGEEFTGWGYLTRYEWLCSTSFHVNRHTFQILDVLSEI